One genomic segment of Clostridium saccharoperbutylacetonicum N1-4(HMT) includes these proteins:
- a CDS encoding helix-turn-helix domain-containing protein: protein MEKYRDELHLKQNEMAYKLKVSDGYYSLIESGKRYPSKK from the coding sequence TTGGAAAAATATCGAGATGAACTTCACTTAAAACAAAATGAGATGGCATATAAATTAAAAGTAAGCGATGGATACTATAGCTTAATTGAAAGCGGCAAAAGATATCCTTCAAAAAAGTAA